In the Diachasmimorpha longicaudata isolate KC_UGA_2023 chromosome 1, iyDiaLong2, whole genome shotgun sequence genome, one interval contains:
- the LOC135161451 gene encoding uncharacterized protein LOC135161451, producing MLNQIMLMTILTLIGVVPIDIISSIPNSPTNNESSPSEMSEAVINDDQNKLGVYVAPNRTDTIPVIVQAFHQTIDVIAKMPITPGPAEKSFSPAKCSKLSGHSANIFELVMLRTILLVAALISGNLGASTPSGNGTSSTEESSVATNNGSDNQPGSTSMAKLDPLDSVFILFLRIDDLLDDVFQILEDILSPITLPISFLLKALLTPVIFILRVLLLVVEILLTLLLRGLVTFVLGPILTVLGLGDLVPAINSILDVVDLLLDRVSCLLGLLGFFSGLLPGCSGKSAMEVWSSDINENALAVYQSDVASRCI from the exons ATGTTGAACCAAATCATGCTAATGACAATTTTGACATTAATTGGTGTCGTCCCAATCGATATAATCAGTTCCATACCTAATAGTCCAACAAATAATGAATCATCTCCATCAGAAATGTCCGAGGCAGTGATCAATGATGATCAAAACAAACTGGGAG TCTATGTGGCACCAAATCGGACGGATACGATACCAGTTATCGTTCAAGCCTTTCATCAGACCATCGATGTCATAGCTAAGATG CCGATAACACCAGGGCCAGCGGAAAAGAGTTTCAGTCCAGCCAAGTGTTCCAAGCTTTCTGGTCATTCCgcgaatatttttgaattagtAATGCTACGAACGATTCTGCTAGTAGCCGCTCTTATTTCGGGTAATTTGGGCGCATCAACACCATCAGGCAATGGAACATCATCAACAGAAGAGTCATCTGTGGCGACAAATAATGGCAGCGACAATCAGCCTG GCTCAACATCGATGGCGAAACTAGATCCCCTTGATAGTGTCTTCATACTATTTCTTCGGATCGATGATCTCCTAGACGATGTGTTCCAAATCTTAGAAGACATATTATCACCGATAACATTgccaatttcatttttactgaaggcACTTCTAACACCAGTTATTTTCATCCTACGAGTTCTCCTGCTGGTTGTTGAAATTCTGCTGACTTTACTTCTTCGGGGATTAGTGACATTTGTCCTTGGACCAATTCTGACGGTTCTCGGACTGGGTGATCTAGTACCAGCTATAAACAGCATACTGGACGTGGTTGACCTTCTCCTCGACAGAGTATCGTGTTTGCTAGGTCTCCTGGGCTTCTTCAGTGGACTCCTTCCAGGTTGCAGTGGTAAAAGTGCTATGGAGGTGTGGAGTTCAGATATTAACGAGAACGCCCTTGCCGTGTATCAGAGTGATGTCGCTTCACGATGCATTTGA